The following are encoded in a window of Candidatus Zixiibacteriota bacterium genomic DNA:
- the fliJ gene encoding flagellar export protein FliJ, with protein sequence MKKFHYRLQRILSVKRTLKKQAQKALAKSQNERNSQKRTLENLERELVERLTAEKTSRRDKLDLHHLNLYHGYISQLKFMILNQRQLLANAEKDVEEKREKLVEASREEKKYARLKEIRKEEYTRELELALQKETDEFAKNVHRLNK encoded by the coding sequence ATGAAAAAGTTCCATTACCGGCTACAGAGAATACTGTCGGTCAAACGAACCCTCAAGAAACAGGCGCAGAAAGCACTGGCTAAATCCCAGAATGAGCGCAATTCTCAGAAAAGGACGCTCGAAAACCTGGAGCGCGAACTGGTCGAGAGATTGACGGCCGAAAAGACATCCCGCCGTGACAAGCTCGACCTGCATCACCTTAACCTTTACCACGGTTACATCTCTCAGCTTAAATTCATGATCCTGAATCAGCGCCAGCTTCTGGCCAATGCCGAAAAAGATGTGGAAGAAAAGCGAGAGAAACTGGTTGAAGCTTCACGCGAGGAGAAAAAATACGCGCGCCTGAAAGAAATCCGCAAGGAAGAATACACCCGTGAACTCGAACTCGCCCTGCAGAAAGAGACCGACGAATTCGCCAAAAACGTCCACCGCTTAAATAAGTAA